A stretch of DNA from Pirellulales bacterium:
CATCTGCGCGGCGACCTGCTCGGCCGCGCGGAGCACGCGCAGGATGTTGCCGCTGAGAATCTTGTGAATGTCCTCGGCACCATAGCCGCGGTCCAAGAGCGCCTGCGTGATCAGCGGATAGGTTGCAACGTCTTCGAGTTGCTTGGGCAGCATTTCGACGCCGTCGTAGTCGGAACCGAGGCCGACGTGTTCGACGCCGGCCACACGCGCGATGTGATCGATGTGCGCGACGACGTCGTGAATCGTACCCGGCTCGATCGGATTCGCCTTGCGCCAGGCGTCGATCGCGCGGTCGAAATCTGCCTGCTCGGGAAATTTTTGTCGCAGTTCGCGCCCCACCGCGAACATCTGCGCGCGTAACCGTGCCGAGGCGGGTACGACGAAGCCGGAGTAATAATTGACCATCACGATGCCTCCTTGGGCGGCCGTTTCGCGCAGCAGGTCGTCGGGCACATTGCGCGGATGGTCGGCAATGGCCCGCGCCGAAGAGTGGGAGAAGATGACCGGGGCGCGGCTCGCGCGTAGGGCGTCACGCATGGTCGCCTCGGACACGTGCGACAGGTCGACGAGCATGCCCAGGCGGTTCATCTCTTCCACGACGGCCTCGCCAAAGGCCGTGAGCCCATCGTGCTGGGGTTCGTCGGTCGCGGCGTCGGCCC
This window harbors:
- a CDS encoding dipeptidase gives rise to the protein MPCSSIRCWFLLLSCYCTAAAPITAAEPAQPATTAPVVMTDEGRAVHAAGFVFDGHNDLLWMIRTEGGSSFDKLDIAVHQQKLNTDIPRLRAGNVGAQFWSVYVPAETARQGTALLQTLEQIALAKEMIRRYPDVFELASTAADVERIQAAGKIASMLGVEGGHSIENSLGVLRQLYEQGARYMTLTHADTLAWADAATDEPQHDGLTAFGEAVVEEMNRLGMLVDLSHVSEATMRDALRASRAPVIFSHSSARAIADHPRNVPDDLLRETAAQGGIVMVNYYSGFVVPASARLRAQMFAVGRELRQKFPEQADFDRAIDAWRKANPIEPGTIHDVVAHIDHIARVAGVEHVGLGSDYDGVEMLPKQLEDVATYPLITQALLDRGYGAEDIHKILSGNILRVLRAAEQVAAQMQTGEPAP